In Papaver somniferum cultivar HN1 chromosome 1, ASM357369v1, whole genome shotgun sequence, a genomic segment contains:
- the LOC113282718 gene encoding exopolygalacturonase-like gives MANVRINAAVILLFLPLVFSNVADALGFGSKLGGPPPTVFNVLKYGAVPNGHDDCAEAFVQAWQAACHHPGGNARLLVPAGHYKLLPVVFQGPCTTSPIVVQVQGIVTGSDQVSDYEENQWILFENINGLVLTGGGTFDGSGDKTWKYNDCHVNPDCQLLAVGLKFSHVTKGVVRQLNSLNPQGFHMSLYKCDDFKIHSMHITAPMTSPNTDGIHVSTSNNIRISRSIIATGDDCVSVGQGSTNVSVSKVTCGPGHGISVGSLGKQQDELDVRGLIVRNCTLSGTENGLRIKTWPASPAIKASHFIYQDIIMNNVKNPIIIDQCYGSKKKCVSQPSKVAVSDVHFINVHGTSVSNVAINIGCSPMVPCQNVDLFNVNLKYTGPANHGSESSSVCTNAKVGFRGINYPALCKAVA, from the exons ATGGCCAACGTTAGAATAAATGCCGCTGTGATTCTCTTGTTTCTACCTTTAGTTTTTTCTAACGTGGCCGACGCCTTAGGTTTTGGAAGTAAGCTGGGCGGCCCTCCTCCTACTGTTTTTAACGTTTTAAAATACGGTGCTGTGCCTAATGGTCACGACGATTGCGCCGAGGCATTTGTGCAAGCATGGCAGGCCGCATGCCACCATCCGGGAGGCAACGCCAGACTTCTTGTCCCAGCAGGACACTATAAACTTCTCCCAGTTGTATTCCAGGGGCCATGCACTACCTCACCCATTGTTGTTCAGGTGCAAGGAATTGTTACAGGATCAGATCAGGTAAGTGATTACGAAGAAAACCAATGGATCCTATTCGAAAATATTAACGGCTTGGTTCTTACCGGCGGAGGAACTTTTGATGGTAGCGGTGACAAAACATGGAAATACAACGACTGTCACGTGAATCCCGATTGCCAACTTCTTGCTGTT GGGTTGAAATTCAGCCATGTAACCAAGGGAGTCGTTCGACAACTCAATTCTCTCAACCCTCAAGGATTTCACATGTCACTCTACAAATGCGATGATTTTAAGATACATAGCATGCACATTACTGCCCCAATGACTAGCCCTAACACTGATGGAATTCATGTCAGTACATCAAACAACATCAGAATTTCCAGAAGCATTATTGCAACTGGTGACGATTGCGTCTCCGTTGGCCAGGGTTCCACCAATGTGTCTGTCTCCAAAGTCACCTGTGGCCCAGGACATGGAATCAG CGTTGGAAGTCTtggaaaacaacaagatgaattgGATGTGAGGGGTCTTATTGTGAGGAACTGTACTTTGAGTGGAACGGAAAACGGTCTTCGAATCAAAACCTGGCCTGCCTCACCTGCAATCAAGGCTTCTCACTTCATTTACCAAGATATAATCATGAACAATGTCAAGAACCCAATCATCATTGATCAGTGTTACGGAAGCAAGAAGAAGTGCGTTTCACAG CCTTCTAAAGTGGCCGTTAGCGATGTTCACTTCATAAACGTTCATGGAACCTCAGTTTCAAATGTTGCTATAAACATTGGATGCAGCCCAATGGTTCCTTGCCAAAATGTAGACTTGTTCAACGTCAATTTGAAGTACACTGGTCCTGCTAACCATGGGTCAGAATCATCTTCCGTGTGTACAAACGCGAAAGTTGGTTTCCGAGGAATCAATTATCCTGCACTTTGCAAGGCTGTcgcttaa
- the LOC113280625 gene encoding dirigent protein 2-like, with the protein MGVMKYFSFVLLVVMVLSMTHAQASKKKSWCSETVPYKMGIEKMTKLHFYFHDNITGDYPTTFKIAEAPGVSNTSSTFFGELYMADDPLTVGPDPNSRLIGRAQGLFGFSAQKDLSLIMGLSLVFTGNKKFNGSTINIFTRNPIANTDREFAIVGGTGYFKFARGFVTAKTYWASGKNAIVEYSCNVVHY; encoded by the coding sequence atGGGTGTCATGAAGTAtttctcatttgttcttcttgttGTTATGGTTTTATCCATGACTCATGCACAAGCTAGTAAGAAAAAGAGTTGGTGCAGTGAAACTGTTCCATACAAAATGGGTATAGAAAAGATGACGAAGTTACATTTTTACTTCCACGACAACATCACCGGCGATTATCCAACCACTTTCAAGATTGCCGAAGCACCCGGAGTATCAAATACTTCATCGACGTTTTTCGGGGAATTGTACATGGCGGATGATCCATTAACGGTAGGACCTGACCCAAATTCCAGACTTATCGGTCGAGCTCAAGGTCTTTTTGGATTTTCTGCACAGAAAGATTTGTCTTTGATCATGGGATTAAGTCTTGTTTTTACAGGGAACAAGaagtttaatggttctaccatcAATATTTTTACTCGCAATCCGATCGCTAATACAGACCGTGAATTTGCGATTGTTGGTGGAACTGGGTATTTCAAATTTGCCCGGGGGTTTGTAACTGCAAAGACATACTGGGCTAGTGGTAAAAATGCTATCGTTGAATATAGTTGTAATGTTGTTCACTATTGA